Proteins co-encoded in one Zygotorulaspora mrakii chromosome 5, complete sequence genomic window:
- the SPC72 gene encoding gamma-tubulin complex subunit SPC72 (similar to Saccharomyces cerevisiae SPC72 (YAL047C); ancestral locus Anc_7.21): MDGISGSGTNVGFVSRTGANELSFSSNTSSHSSKLNRTSQGSIHRISGNRLGRNFTDTPYDFVEDDDERNEADDRLEYDTSGLAIPRLRTSMTPWRSVERTKKRESKQSSPTTSRPTTRNSLFSVDGGYTVTSSGGSNEVEHLQKQLTTYKLKVRTLLELIKQLNYGDDEQNIRDSFYGKLLATMSQYDEIEDLKRCISKLEDESQIKQKLIFSLQEELTTLRQQLLETKKEHAETLDYANEYLEHSEVLANNVDEMLTLLMDNLNVSDEERDALQKARQISSSFAMVKMNAVMSTLKSFLKELKSNQGFQHGVNADKSSSDAAIANSTTIDDMEKATVSNQSPVMSNENDATARDTSCVIDESVIDTRLEIAIEGLHEEYDRFIQSIREKMESSADLEKLLLNKLSEQDRLLGRISTRVKGDQNSDSHSIENKVTNYDSSAISRMSESYQDHIDDLNTLVAQLKTNLDEKNGDLELLKDRLQEFIRLQKSEQRLKIELQDHVELSKVKERNWENFTNDLEKTVNILQTEKIRLLDMVDQMNAEMDLKVEKLDKATLNLKQSLQLSNNQVSALKKENKNREHSLQENSNKINSLTTECSNLQKVVSEYKKRTSWSQKYEREFQRLKQHLLLHLETMFGTLGKILQQKSIEQSKRKLEVIRRLNGINEVNLVQSKLESLYNFAETALESIIDSYMRMIIAEKGKSRQSSSGNNIEMQLRIEELERKWVSERERRKLDNDAASMRISQLEAENELLREKVYDMTIRK; the protein is encoded by the coding sequence ATGGATGGCATATCTGGCTCCGGTACAAACGTAGGATTCGTTTCTAGGACTGGAGCAAATGAGCTAAGCTTCTCTTCCAATACATCTTCGCATAGTAGCAAACTCAATCGGACTTCACAAGGAAGCATCCACAGAATTAGTGGCAATCGCTTAGGAAGGAACTTCACTGATACGCCTTACGATTTTGTAGAGGACGATGACGAACGCAACGAGGCAGATGACAGATTGGAGTACGACACATCTGGACTGGCTATTCCGCGTCTACGTACATCCATGACGCCATGGAGGTCTGTCGAAAGGACAAAAAAACGGGAATCTAAACAATCTTCTCCTACCACCTCGCGACCCACAACAAGAAACTCTCTATTTTCTGTTGATGGGGGCTATACCGTAACATCCAGTGGTGGGTCGAATGAAGTCGAACACTTGCAAAAGCAACTTACCACATACAAGTTAAAGGTCAGAACGTTATTGGAGCTGATAAAGCAATTGAACTATGGTGACGATGAACAGAATATTAGAGACTCATTCTACGGTAAGCTATTGGCTACAATGTCGCAGTATGATGAAATAGAAGATTTAAAAAGGTGCATTTCTAAACTCGAAGATGAGAGCCAAATAAAACAGAAGCTGATCTTCAGCTTACAAGAGGAATTGACCACACTTCGACAGCAATTACTCGAGACTAAAAAAGAGCATGCCGAGACACTTGACTATGCGAACGAATATCTTGAGCATTCTGAAGTCTTGGCTAATAACGTGGATGAAATGCTTACTTTACTAATGGATAATTTAAACGTTTccgatgaagaaagagatgCTTTACAGAAAGCTAGACAAATTTCCTCATCTTTTGCTATGGTTAAAATGAATGCAGTTATGTCCACACTCAAGAGTTTTCTGAAGGAATTAAAGAGCAACCAAGGATTCCAGCATGGTGTTAACGCAGACAAATCTTCATCAGACGCTGCTATAGCAAACAGCACAACAATAGATGACATGGAGAAAGCTACGGTATCGAATCAAAGCCCTGTGATGAgcaatgaaaatgatgccACGGCTAGAGACACCTCTTGTGTAATTGATGAATCCGTCATTGATACGAGACTTGAAATTGCTATTGAGGGACTCCATGAGGAATATGACAGATTCATACAAAGTATACGGGAAAAAATGGAGAGCTCTGCAGACCTGGAGAAATTACTTTTAAACAAATTGTCTGAACAGGATAGACTATTGGGTCGCATTTCGACGAGGGTGAAAGGGGATCAAAACAGTGATTCCCACTCAATCGAAAATAAAGTGACCAATTATGACAGTTCAGCAATTTCTAGAATGTCAGAATCTTATCAAGACCatattgatgatttgaataCCCTCGTCGCTCAGttaaaaacaaatttaGATGAAAAGAACGGAGATCTGGAACTATTAAAGGATAGATTACAGGAGTTTATACGTTTACAAAAGAGTGAACAACGCCTGAAGATCGAACTGCAAGATCATGTAGAACTATCCAAAGTAAAGGAAAGGAACTGGgaaaattttacaaatgACCTAGAGAAGACagtaaatattttgcaaaCTGAAAAGATTAGACTGCTTGACATGGTTGACCAGATGAATGCCGAAATGGATctgaaagttgaaaaactgGATAAAGCTACCTTAAATTTAAAACAATCTCTTCAACTATCAAATAATCAAGTGTCAGCCTTGAAgaaggaaaacaaaaatcGGGAGCATAGTTTgcaagaaaattcaaacaaGATCAACAGCTTGACAACTGAATGTTCTAATCTTCAGAAAGTTGTTTCagaatacaaaaaaaggaCTTCATGGAGCcagaaatatgaaagagaatttcaaagactAAAGCAACATTTATTACTCCATTTAGAGACAATGTTCGGTACTCTAGGTAAAATTTTGCAGCAAAAATCCATTGAGCAGTCTAAGAGAAAGTTAGAAGTTATACGACGTTTGAATGGTATAAATGAAGTTAACTTAGTACAATCGAAGCTTGAATCGCTTTATAATTTCGCGGAAACTGCTTTAGAATCTATCATTGACTCATATATGCGAATGATTATAGCTGAAAAGGGCAAAAGCAGACAATCAAGTAGCGGCAATAATATCGAAATGCAGCTTAGAATAGAAGAATTAGAAAGGAAATGGGTTTCAGAACGGGAACGCCGTAAATTAGATAACGATGCAGCTAGCATGAGAATAAGTCAACTAGAAGCTGAGAATGAATTACTAAGAGAGAAAGTTTATGACATGACAATTCGAAAATAA
- the GCV3 gene encoding glycine decarboxylase subunit H (similar to Saccharomyces cerevisiae GCV3 (YAL044C); ancestral locus Anc_7.25), translating to MLRSVGVISRRQPLLRLFARSQSSNALTKTALPFTYSSSGPISVKYTAQHEWIAAHSDGIAFVGITKYAADALGDATYIELPETEMEFEKGDSLGSVESVKSASEIYQPASGTVQGANGALEEAPQLINQDPMGAAWIAKVKLNDLKDLESEDLLDLEQYAKSLSHDDH from the coding sequence ATGTTGCGTTCTGTGGGTGTGATCAGTAGAAGACAGCCTTTGCTGCGGTTATTCGCAAGAAGTCAGTCAAGCAACGCGTTGACCAAGACAGCTCTGCCATTCACATACTCTTCTAGTGGACCCATAAGTGTCAAGTACACAGCTCAGCACGAATGGATTGCTGCTCATAGCGATGGGATTGCGTTTGTTGGGATCACCAAGTACGCTGCAGACGCGCTAGGGGATGCTACATATATTGAATTGCCGGAAACAGAGATGGAGTTCGAGAAAGGCGATTCTTTGGGCTCTGTGGAGTCCGTCAAGTCGGCGTCTGAGATCTACCAGCCTGCAAGCGGCACGGTGCAGGGGGCAAACGGCGCTTTGGAAGAGGCACCTCAGCTGATCAACCAGGATCCGATGGGTGCGGCTTGGATTGCTAAGGTCAAGCTGAATGACTTGAAAGACTTGGAATCTGAGGACTTGCTGGACTTGGAGCAATACGCCAAGTCGTTGTCGCATGACGACCATTGA
- the VTS1 gene encoding Vts1p (similar to Saccharomyces cerevisiae VTS1 (YOR359W); ancestral locus Anc_7.27): MNSAYEEFTAGSQSPFNVSRGAHPGAVLLSPQSSAMNLSNSVASGGGVLSPQMSAHSQSLSFNEMMEQSLILDGNGRQQSQHQQQSLHLQNSQATLDQPTAISSSHSAAGSAVLPPMVQSPNRSPANSSMFLDSFPRQASNAALMVHSRTHSSHKSQSQSQVPAHKQSSQQQQQPQQQPQHTESNPVVNFTQDINQLCSWMSMLSSSQQNTVMDNLLSTLNEDVLRYTKLKLDSLMNSGYLSPKIPAIASPIPNRDSYAVTNLDSVFSNGETERHDSDNIEPMLNTSIIYQQWSPPPTSATQPIYDYINDMHHRPKSADPNVSRNNSIQKGKRSNNNVNVAGNNQSSHSYSGHNSHYASSKNRNFSHDYDGNNVNSNSNSGTNTYYNIRQPNNYNHTSNHNYNYNHATSNNNAHTQMNNPLPASVNTPLSPSGESSPDSVTHASANTNSSNQFASTASSTASTPVSNGHSSSANGSSMNPRTLTDPRLLTNIPVWLKSLRLHKYSEALGNKKWEELICLDDQTLEKIGISALGARRKLLKAFTIVQEYKAQGLIDESAYT; the protein is encoded by the coding sequence atgaACAGCGCATATGAGGAGTTTACTGCAGGTAGTCAGTCGCCCTTTAATGTAAGCAGAGGTGCTCATCCAGGTGCTGTTCTTCTGTCCCCTCAGTCGAGTGCAATGAACTTGAGCAACAGTGTGGCTAGTGGTGGGGGCGTTTTGTCTCCTCAAATGAGTGCGCATTCTCAAAGCTTGTCATTCAACGAAATGATGGAGCAATCGCTTATCTTGGACGGAAATGGACGACAGCAGTCTCAACATCAGCAGCAGTCGCTGCATTTGCAAAATTCGCAGGCTACTTTGGATCAACCAACCGCAATTTCTTCGTCGCATTCAGCAGCCGGTTCTGCTGTCCTTCCTCCCATGGTGCAGTCACCAAATCGCTCACCTGCTAATAGTTCAATGTTTCTAGATTCCTTTCCGAGACAGGCTAGTAATGCAGCATTGATGGTGCACTCACGTACTCACTCCTCGCATAAATCGCAGTCTCAATCGCAAGTACCTGCTCATAAGCAATCTTcgcaacaacaacaacagccACAACAACAGCCGCAACATACAGAGTCTAATCCAGTCGTTAATTTCACTCAGGATATCAATCAGCTGTGCTCTTGGATGTCCATGCTTTCCAGCTCCCAGCAGAATACCGTGATGGATAATTTATTATCAACGTTGAACGAGGATGTTTTGCGATATACAAAGCTGAAGTTGGATAGTCTCATGAATAGTGGCTATTTATCACCAAAAATACCTGCAATTGCTTCACCTATACCAAATAGAGACAGCTATGCAGTCACCAACTTAGATTctgttttttcaaatggtgAAACGGAGCGTCATGACTCAGATAATATTGAACCAATGCTGAATACTTCAATCATATATCAGCAGTGGTCGCCACCACCAACATCTGCGACGCAACCCATATACGATTACATCAATGACATGCACCATAGGCCAAAATCAGCTGATCCAAACGTTTCAAGGAAcaattcaattcaaaaggGTAAACGATCAAATAATAATGTCAACGTGGCTGGAAACAATCAATCGTCTCATAGTTACTCTGGTCACAATAGCCATTACGCATCATCTAAAAATCGCAACTTTTCACATGATTATGATGGGAACAATGTCAATAGCAATTCTAATTCTGGCACTAATACTTATTACAATATTCGTCAGCCCAATAACTACAACCACACCAGTAACCATAATTATAACTACAATCATGCTACATCTAACAATAATGCACATACCCAGATGAACAATCCATTACCTGCTAGTGTTAATACACCTCTTTCACCATCTGGAGAATCTTCACCAGACTCTGTGACTCACGCAAGTGCAAATACAAATTCCAGCAATCAGTTTGCTTCCACTGCATCATCTACAGCTTCTACACCTGTGTCGAATGGCCATTCGTCTAGTGCGAATGGTTCTTCAATGAATCCAAGAACTTTGACAGATCCAAGATTGTTAACCAATATTCCTGTCTGGCTTAAGTCTTTGAGGTTGCACAAATACTCTGAAGCCTTGGGCAACAAGAAATGGGAAGAGCTCATTTGTTTAGATGATCAGACTTtagaaaaaattggtatCAGTGCTTTAGGAGCCCGTCGAAAGCTTTTGAAGGCCTTCACGATTGTGCAGGAATATAAAGCGCAGGGTCTTATTGATGAATCAGCTTATACATAG
- the BOL1 gene encoding Bol1p (similar to Saccharomyces cerevisiae YAL044W-A; ancestral locus Anc_7.24), whose protein sequence is MISRVFLRMMSADRSIDGPIARSITSKIQESFADLQHFSINNDSYKHSGHAGMADAGNRIESHFKLNIVSDKFQGMSLPMRHRMIYNLLDEELKNGVHALQLVTRTPAEQLKRTQK, encoded by the coding sequence ATGATATCACGAGTTTTCTTACGGATGATGTCAGCAGACCGCAGTATCGATGGGCCAATTGCACGCAGCATAACTTCCAAGATACAGGAGAGTTTTGCCGATCTACAGcacttttcaataaataacGACTCTTACAAACATTCAGGACATGCCGGTATGGCAGACGCAGGAAACAGAATTGAGTCGCATTTCAAGCTTAACATTGTGAGCGACAAATTCCAAGGGATGTCATTGCCCATGAGACATAGAATGATCTACAATTTGCTGGATGAAGAGCTCAAAAATGGTGTCCATGCACTGCAGCTTGTGACAAGAACGCCGGCGGAACAGCTAAAACGCACTCAAAAGTGA
- the PRT1 gene encoding translation initiation factor eIF3 core subunit b (similar to Saccharomyces cerevisiae PRT1 (YOR361C); ancestral locus Anc_7.22), giving the protein MSAVVDDMKLEDIRLEDIPVDDIDFSDLESQYEVHKDIEFDQYIIVCGAPVIPESKMPVLRKALTGLFSKAGKVVDMSFPIDEQTKKTKGFLFVECGSPADGNRIIKAFHTKRLDVKHRLYIYTMKDVEKYNSDSFNTEFVEPDMPEFVPSSSLKSWLQDESGRDQFVLQKDDLTSVFWNSNSSEEYEVVESRDNWSNHYVRFSPKGTFLFSYHDQGVVAWGGPHFDRLRRFYHPNVRTSSVSPNEKYLVTFSADPLVCDEDNSRCPFTKKNEGHQICIWEIQSGLLMTTFPVVQSPFLHWPLIRWSFNDQYCARMVGDTLVVHDASKGFAPMENKVLKVSGIRDFSFAPTGVELQPFRQGDEPSVLIAYWTPETNNMSCKGTVVEVRRGRVLKTVNLVQVSNVSLHWQDESKFLCFNVERHTKSGKTIFSNLEICKLTEKDIPVEKIELKDCVIAFEWEPHGSRFVTIADHETGDDNPSIPRHVVNFYVPEFKEKDKGSKSEIKKWMLVTSVPNKFSNTISWSPAGRFVVVATLVKPNFRKSDFCFYDLDFAGEKNLNENKEAFSASLKDVAKPTFMSATDMAWDPSGRFLSVWSSALKHKMENGFKIYNIAGTVTKEDTIANFKNFAWRPRPASLLTNAERKRVRKNLREWSAQFEEQDAMEADSAMRDLILRQRELLKEWQEYRAHTSSELKAEFGYEAFNITPSDENSDDFIAVEEIKEEILEEKEEKVEE; this is encoded by the coding sequence ATGAGTGCTGTTGTTGACGATATGAAGCTGGAAGACATCAGACTGGAAGACATTCCGGTCGACgatattgatttttcagACCTTGAAAGCCAATATGAGGTGCATAAAGACATTGAGTTTGATCAATACATCATCGTATGTGGGGCCCCAGTAATTCCTGAATCAAAGATGCCAGTATTAAGGAAAGCTTTGACAGGGTTATTTTCCAAAGCTGGCAAAGTCGTTGATATGAGTTTTCCAATCGACGAGCAAACTAAGAAGACTAAAGGCTTCCTGTTCGTTGAATGCGGCTCACCTGCAGATGGTAATAGAATCATAAAAGCATTTCATACCAAAAGATTGGATGTGAAGCATCgtttgtatatatataccaTGAAGGACGTGGAGAAGTACAATTCTGACTCTTTCAACACGGAGTTTGTTGAGCCTGATATGCCAGAATTTGTTCCATCGAGCTCTTTAAAGAGTTGGTTACAGGATGAAAGTGGTAGAGACCAGTTTGTATTGCAAAAAGACGATTTGACGAGCGTATTCTGGAACAGCAACTCTTCTGAGGAATATGAGGTTGTTGAATCTAGAGATAACTGGTCTAACCACTATGTCAGATTTTCTCCAAAGGGTacatttcttttctcaTATCACGATCAAGGTGTCGTTGCATGGGGTGGCCCCCATTTTGATCGTTTGAGAAGATTTTATCATCCAAACGTCAGAACCTCGTCAGTCTCACCAAATGAGAAGTATCTTGTTACATTTTCTGCTGACCCACTGGTTTGCGACGAAGATAATAGCAGATGTCCATTCacgaagaaaaatgaaggtCATCAAATCTGTATATGGGAAATTCAATCTGGATTACTAATGACAACTTTCCCTGTTGTTCAAAGTCCATTTCTACATTGGCCATTGATCAGATGGTCTTTCAATGATCAATACTGTGCTCGTATGGTTGGTGATACTTTGGTTGTTCACGATGCTTCAAAAGGTTTTGCTCCAATGGAAAACAAGGTTTTGAAAGTTTCCGGTATcagagatttttcatttgctcCAACAGGTGTTGAATTACAGCCATTTAGACAAGGTGATGAGCCATCTGTTCTGATTGCTTATTGGACTCCAGAAACCAATAATATGTCATGCAAAGGTACTGTTGTTGAAGTTCGTCGTGGTAGAGTATTGAAGACCGTCAACTTAGTTCAAGTTTCAAACGTGTCTTTACACTGGCAAGATgaatccaaatttttatgTTTCAACGTTGAGCGTCACACTAAATCTGGTAAAACCATTTTCAGCAATCTCGAAATCTGTAAATTAACTGAGAAAGATATTCctgttgaaaagattgaattgaaagattgCGTTATTGCATTTGAATGGGAACCTCATGGCTCAAGGTTTGTTACTATTGCTGACCACGAGACAGGTGATGATAATCCATCAATTCCAAGGCACGTTGTTAATTTCTACGTTCCGGAGTTTAAAGAAAAGGATAAAGGttcaaaatctgaaattaaaaaatggatGCTGGTTACAAGCGTTCCAAATAAATTTTCCAATACTATATCATGGTCTCCAGCAGGTAGATTTGTTGTTGTAGCAACATTGGTTAAACCAAATTTCCGTAAATCTGATTTCTGCTTTTACGATTTAGATTTTGCTGGAGAGAAGAACCTGAACGAGAATAAAGAAGCTTTCTCCgcatctttgaaagatgtggCTAAACCAACCTTTATGTCAGCAACAGATATGGCATGGGATCCATCTGGAAGATTTTTGAGTGTTTGGTCAAGTGCTTTGAAACACAAGATGGAAAACGGCTTCAAAATTTACAACATTGCTGGTACGGttacaaaagaagataCTATTGCAAACTTTAAGAACTTCGCATGGAGACCAAGACCTGCATCTCTACTAACTAATgctgaaagaaaaagggTTAGAAAGAATTTGAGAGAGTGGTCTGCccaatttgaagaacagGATGCTATGGAAGCTGACAGTGCAATGAGAGACTTAATTTTGAGACAACGTGAATTGCTCAAAGAATGGCAAGAATACAGAGCTCACACGTCTTCTGAGTTGAAGGCTGAATTTGGTTATGAGGCCTTCAACATCACTCCATCTGACGAAAACTCCGATGATTTCATCGCTGTAGAGGAGATAAAAGAAGAGAtcttggaagaaaaagaagaaaaagttgaagagtAG
- the PDE2 gene encoding 3',5'-cyclic-nucleotide phosphodiesterase PDE2 (similar to Saccharomyces cerevisiae PDE2 (YOR360C); ancestral locus Anc_7.26), giving the protein MSTLFLVGSVDLSEVEKANKLSHNGRTLFDRQVSLSDIDSLLLRLYQDRLDLSSGWNYETGISLVLYNGRASFKNNLNEIFKKFFPCFNIVAIDSGDGEGIGKFYSGLEEEVSVMQDRIKRMSHWMYYRPSKPCSSRMYSMMGHLLTVHRDGLQNRVPIPRTIRNIDFQSLVRKTLGKDDLFYWQNLSTWEFQAHNLAYTELIYCSFLLLKKLSADANAPISDNKLFLLLLTLESSYHQVNKFHNFKHAIDVMQATWQLCERLVDDPLQTLLLCMAAIGHDIGHPGSNNQLLSQFHSPIAENYENHSALENMHKDFLESILTQHWPQLLLINSSKKLNKANLDILTEAIMATDMALHEGYVKKLEHSPRNDVIDFATLLPLIIKAADISNVTRPLKISSQWACLITFEFAECAALQNFEEKKAYDLQDDLNCNISLLSPDKLVERFPSIPNGQIFFIENFAEQFFTEFCTRLPGLDFLIDNMETNKKFWLSKRQ; this is encoded by the coding sequence ATGTCAACATTATTTCTGGTTGGTAGTGTTGATCTGAGCGAGGTAGAAAAGGCAAACAAACTGAGTCACAATGGTCGCACGTTGTTCGATCGGCAGGTCTCATTGAGCGATATCGATAGCTTGCTATTGAGGCTGTACCAGGATCGACTCGATCTGAGCAGTGGGTGGAACTACGAGACGGGCATATCGCTTGTGCTGTACAATGGCAGAGCGAGcttcaaaaacaatttgaatgagatcttcaaaaagttttttccCTGCTTCAATATTGTTGCAATTGATTCAGGGGATGGCGAAGGTATCGGGAAGTTCTACAGCGGTCTGGAGGAGGAGGTTTCTGTGATGCAGGACCGAATCAAAAGAATGTCGCACTGGATGTACTACCGGCCTTCGAAGCCGTGCTCCTCAAGAATGTACTCTATGATGGGACATCTGTTGACGGTGCACAGGGACGGCTTGCAGAATAGAGTGCCGATCCCGAGAACGATAAGAAATATCGACTTTCAGTCGCTAGTGAGGAAAACTTTGGGCAAGGATGATCTATTCTACTGGCAAAATCTATCAACGTGGGAGTTTCAAGCACATAATTTGGCATATACCGAACTGATATACTGTTCTTTCCTgctcttgaaaaaattgtcgGCAGATGCCAACGCACCGATTTCGGATAATAAATTATTCCTTTTACTTCTTACTTTGGAGTCCTCCTATCATCAGGTTAACAAGTTTCACAACTTCAAACATGCAATTGATGTTATGCAGGCCACTTGGCAACTCTGTGAACGATTGGTCGATGATCCACTACAAACTCTGCTACTTTGTATGGCTGCTATTGGTCACGATATAGGCCATCCAGGTTCGAATAATCAATTACTTTCTCAATTCCATTCACCTATCGCGGAAAACTATGAAAATCACTCAGCTTTGGAGAATATGCataaagattttttggagAGCATTTTAACACAGCATTGGCCACAATTATTATTAATCAATTCCTCCAAGAAACTCAATAAGGCAAATTTGGATATTTTAACAGAAGCAATTATGGCAACAGATATGGCGTTGCATGAAGGTTACGTTAAAAAATTAGAGCACTCTCCCAGGAATGACGTCATTGATTTTGCGACTCTTCTCCCGCTGATTATTAAAGCTgctgatatttcaaatgtGACGCGACCTTTAAAGATTTCTTCTCAATGGGCATGCCTAATaacatttgaatttgcaGAATGCGCTGCtctgcaaaattttgaggaaaaaaaagcatatGATCTGCAAGATGATTTAAACTGCAATATATCTTTACTATCACCAGATAAACTGGTTGAAAGGTTCCCGTCAATACCAAATggacaaatttttttcattgaaaattttgcagaACAGTTCTTCACTGAATTCTGTACAAGGTTACCGGGATTGGATTTCTTAATCGATAATATGGaaacaaacaaaaagttttggTTGAGTAAACgtcaataa
- the BOL3 gene encoding Bol3p (similar to Saccharomyces cerevisiae YAL046C; ancestral locus Anc_7.23), producing the protein MKSSLRFLLSVGRSQLNVPRYYTHTTEEKLIYDKLSKALCPKNLNVADISGGCGSMFAINVTSDRFKGLTMVKQHKLVNEILKDDIQRWHGLQLKTKSV; encoded by the coding sequence ATGAAGTCATCGCTTAGGTTCTTATTGTCCGTTGGAAGGTCGCAATTAAATGTTCCACGTTATTATACGCATACCACCGAAGAAAAGCTGATATATGacaaattatcaaaagCTTTGTGCCCTAAAAACTTAAATGTTGCAGATATATCAGGAGGATGTGGCTCAATGTTTGCCATTAATGTCACAAGTGATAGGTTCAAAGGTCTAACCATGGTTAAACAGCATAAGCTTGTCAacgaaattttgaaagacgATATTCAAAGGTGGCACGGACTGCAACTGAAAACCAAAAGTGTCTga